Below is a window of Amphiprion ocellaris isolate individual 3 ecotype Okinawa chromosome 15, ASM2253959v1, whole genome shotgun sequence DNA.
CCTTTCCACTTTTACCttttccctccttctcctcgTCCTCACCTCAGACCAAGCGCTCCTACTCAATGGAGCATTTCCGCTGGGGGAAGCCAGTCGGTCGAAAGCGCCGCCCAATCAAAATCTACACCACCAACGGCGTGGAGGAGGAGTCGGCCGAGCTTTTCCCTGGAGAGATGAGAAGACGGGAGCTGGCCAGCGAGATGATGGAGGACGAGGAGAAGGTGGCACAGGAAGAGCAGATGCCGGGCGACGTCCATGAAAAAAAGGACGGCACGTACAAGATGAAGCACTTCCGCTGGAGCGGTCCGCCTGCCAGCAAACGCTACGGTGGCTTCATGAAGAGCTGGGACGAGCAAAGCCAGAGGCCGTTGCTTACGCTCTTCAAAAACGTCATCAACAAAGATGGACAG
It encodes the following:
- the pomca gene encoding proopiomelanocortin a, translating into MCPVWLLVAAAAVGVVRGAVSQCWEHPNCQEVNSERSMMECIQLCHPDTNEMPILPGDAHLQPPPPSDPFPLLPFPSFSSSSPQTKRSYSMEHFRWGKPVGRKRRPIKIYTTNGVEEESAELFPGEMRRRELASEMMEDEEKVAQEEQMPGDVHEKKDGTYKMKHFRWSGPPASKRYGGFMKSWDEQSQRPLLTLFKNVINKDGQEEMREQ